From Alloacidobacterium dinghuense:
GAAGGTCAGTCTCGACCTGCGATCCTCCGGTGGTTGCGATGTGGATCAGGCGGCCTTTCTGCGCAAGCAGCTTCAGGTGCTTCGGGAAATAGTCTCCGCCGACCATATCGAGAATCACATCGACGCCGGCTTTTTCCGACCACTCCAGCGCGCCTTCAAACCAGTCCTCGTCGCGATAGTTGAAAGCCCGCTCCGCTCCGAGCGACAGGCAGAAATCGCATTTTTCCTTTGATCCGGCAGTCGTGATCACGCGAGCGCCTAAGGCCGTCGCCATCTGGATCGCCGTGGTGCCGATGCCGCTTGTGCCGCCGTGAACCAGGAATCGCTCACCCGAGCGCAGGTAAGGCAACGCAAAGAGATTCGCCCAGACGGTGAAGACCGCTTCGGGCAGTGCAGCGGCATCCACCAATGAGACGTTCTTTGGAACTGGCAAACAGCTTCCCGCATTGGCAACGCAGTACTCGGCGTAACCGCCGCCGGGAATCAGGGCGCAGACTGGCTCGCCAACTTTCCATCGTGGTTCGGCTTCCGGACCCAGCTGGGCGATGTGACCCGAAACTTCCATTCCGAGAATCGGTGAGGCTCCTGGTGGTGCGGGGTAGTGGCCCTGGCGTTGGAGAAGGTCGGCGCGGTTGATGCCTGCGGCTGCTACCTTGATGAGCACCTCGTCCTGGCCCGGTCTGGGTGCAGGCGCATCGGCGATGGTGAGGACTTCCGGACCGCCGAATTCGGGTATATCTATGACGCGCATGCCATCAGGATATTCGAGCTTAACCCCTCCGGCATTTTCCCTAAATTCCTTGTTTTCAGTTACTTAGATTTTTTTGTTTCGCTGTAAATTATTGATTTCTCAAGGCTTACGGCTAAAATCCTTGTTTTGAGGAATTTAGCCCCAAAGCAGAAAGGCACGGCCCGACGGCCATGCCTTTCTTTTAGTATAGCAAAATCAGCGGTAATTCCCTGCAGGGCTCGTTGGATCGTAAGTCGCTATGGATGAGATTGTTACGAAGGTCGAGGTGGCTCGGACCTCTTGACAAGGGAAAATCCTTTAATCAAATCGCCCTTCGTCAGCCGATGGTCCAAAGATGGCAGGCACAGCTGCGCCATTTAGTCGCAGGTACACGGTCAGCTGTCCGCGATGGTGGGCGAGGTGACTGAAGACAGCATCGCGGATCATGATGTGCCGCGGATTCTCGCTGACCACTTTGCCGCTAACGACAAATTTCCAAGGCGTGAGCAGGTGTTCATCCGTTGTATTCTCCAGCGCCTTCCTTGCCTTCGCCACCGATTCATCCAGAGCTGCCAGCAATTCCTTGTTCGTCTTCAATTCTTTCGGCCTGAATTTTGGGGCATCCTTCGGCGCCATATCCAGCTGGTCCTGGTTCACCATCATGTCGGTCCAACCAAGAATCGTCGCCACTAGAGTTGCCAGGTAGCCCAAAGGCATCGACTTCTCGTGTGGCTTCCAGTCATCGCGGCCCTCGGGTACACGCTCTAATACTCGGCGCGTCGAGGCGGCTTCACGTTCCAGATCAGCGAGGAAGAGTGTCGAATAGAGCATAATTTGGGTTCGCGCCACATTATATGCTTTCAGGAAGACGTTGCAGATTGATCGGACGAATGGGTAGTGGGTCAATTTAAGTCTTCTGCCAGGTTCTAGTTACCGCTGACGCCGCTTAACGGGAACCTTTTAGCGATTGGGATTACTTCCGGATGGCCGACCACACAACCAGAGCCCACTATCTTAGCGATGGGTTGCCGTACCGAAGCTATGTGCGGCGAATCTCCCATGCGTCTGCAGCTCTATGCCTTGGCCCTAGCCAGAGCCATTGTTCAATTGTCTAATCGATAACATATTTTATCGTCTAGTAAAAGACCGGGGCGGTCGTCCGACAGAACGTCCTTTATGTCCGGCTATCTGGTTTACGCTCACCGTGCGACGAACGAACTGACCGAGTCGACGACAGTTCGCCAGATAGTCCTGTGAAGATAGCGGTCCCTCGCCATGCGCGGCCAGTAGTGCAAGCCGTGTCGGCGCAATGCTTGATCTACGCGAGCCTGCCACCAGAAATTGACGTTGAGGCTCGCCTCAAGCGTACGGAACTGATGCCACCAGTAAATGGGAATGTAAATGAAGTCGCCGGGCTCGAGGATCGCACGGAACGGAGTCGCACGATTGAATAGTGGGTAGCGGGAGAGGTCCGGCTTTTCGATCTCGACACGGCTGAAGTTCGACATGTAGTCCCAAGCGCTTCGTGGATAAAGCTCGTCGAGCTGCGTCGAAGGGAACAGAATGATCTCCTTTCGGCCAAGGAGTTGGATGTTGATGTTATCCTCCGTGTCGTAGTGTGTCTTCGTCACGTTTCCGGTCGACCCCATCCAGATGTTCTTGGTGATGAACTTGCGTAGAACGTACCGGATTGGCGGCGACTCTTCGTTTAGCGCACCCCACGTGTGGAGGGGCTGCTGGTGGACGCGACACTTCTCGTCCGCGTTCGCCGGCGCGAATATACTATCGACGACCTTAGCGAACGCAATTTTCGGTTCGACACCGATTTTCAGCCTCTCGGCATAGTCGAGGTAGTCGCCATTCGTGGAAACGCCAATCTCTAGAATACGCGTACCGTACATTGCCTTCAAATACTCGGGCGTCCATTTGTACGAAGGGGGCCAGTCTTTGACGGCGCCACGCACGATGACGGGACGCTCGGGACGCACATAGCGTTCAGCGAACTCTTCGACGCTCGGTGCGAGAGCGACGTCGACAGGTGCAGCGTCCTCAAACATGCGGCGGATATTATCACGGGCGCGACTGACGCGCCACGCCTTTTTTGGCCGCAGTGGCAGTGGGCGGTTGGAAGCCCCTTCTGAAAGGCGGCTCCGCTCCCGTCTTGTTGAGGCACGGAGTCAAGCAGCCAAAGTTGTTAGGGCGTGAACTCATAGACCCGCCATTGGACAGGTTGCCCAATGTCCGCATCGGGCCAATCGCGTCATCTTGGCGCCCCGCCGTCAACGTCCGGTCCACCCCCCGGATAACGCTTGACGTTTACACGCAGGCGACGACGACCAGCAAGCGTGCCGCCCACCCGGAGATCATCCGCAATTACCCGGTGCGCCAGCCGTTGTTGTGGGTGTGAATTTGTTGGTGCCCGGAGGGGGGACTTGAACCCCCACGGCCGGTTAAGGCCTGCGGATTTAAGTTCGGGATCTAATTGTCCATGATCGATCATGGAGTAATGGTTTGTTGAGCTTAAGGGGAAACTTTTTCTACTAAGTCCACGGAAATGCCATGAATTCCATTCTGGTTCCCACCAAAGTCTCCCACCAGCTCTTACTTAAACGGCGGAATGCCAATGAGATTAGGTTCCGCTAGAGTCAGTCTTCGGTTCCGACCATCGCGTGGATGTTCTGGGTGGATCACCGGCAATACGGAAGTAACCCCGAAGGTGCCTCTGAAGTCTGCTTATCGATAACTCACACCGAGATCAAGTTGACCCACTACCGACGCACACGGATGGTTACAAAAGAACTGTATTGTCAGCCCTGTTGCCAGCTGAAGGCTTCTGCATGGCCGACGCTACCCAACTCCGCTGCGATGATCGGAAGGGAGCTGAACGTCCAAGCGGTCCAGCCGAATCATTAGGCGATTTGGGCGGCTCCCACAATAGCGGTGACTCAGGCACCCGTACATAGGTGCGTTTTCCAGTCGGTAACAATCACCATTCTAGAGCCGCAATTCAACGGGTAAGTCGAGTTGCATTTGTCAACGATTCGCTCGAGAGGCGAGGTACGGTAGGATCGGGAAAATGCGCCTCAGGAGGCTGGATGCGGGTTTGGCAACGCTTGTGGAGACGGGCATGGAGGCTGGGTGTCATCGGAGTAACCATCGGACTCTCTGTGAGTTCGGCATCAGCCTTCGCTGAGCCGGCTAAGGCTAAGGTCGATTCAGGAATTACGCGGGCACTCGCGGTGGAGCGGGCCGGGCGCGTATCAGACCTGCATTATGCGCTTCGATTCAAATTGCGGGCACATGCAGAGAGCATGCACGGAGAAGAGGTCCTGCTCTTTACGTTGCGCTCTGGAGCCGGGCAGGCAGACCTGCCTCTCGATTATCGAGACGGGACCATCTCTTCGGCGACTCTAAATGGTGTTGCGCTAGAACCATTGCTGACAAACGGACACCTGATCCTGCCGGCGCAGCTTCTGCATGTAGGCGAAAACAAACTAGGCGTTTCGTTCACTTCCCGGGTTGCGACCGCGGGCGCGGCGATCACTCGCTACGACGATAAGGACGATGGAAGCGAATACCTGTACTCGCTGTTTGTGCCGATGGATGCGAGCATGGCGTTCCCGTGCTTCGATCAGCCAGATATGAAGGCCAGGTTCAGCCTCGCGCTGGATGCGCCATCGGAATGGAAGGTCATCGGCAACACGGCTCCCGAGTCGACGGAACGAAACGGAACAAGCACGGTGACTCGATTCGCGGAGACCAAACCGATCTCGACGTATCTGTTTGCGTTCGCTGCGGGGCCGTGGGTGAATGTGCATCCCATCGCCGGAATGCCGGATGTATATGTCCGGCGGTCGCAACTCAAGCGCGCAGAACCTGAGGCGCCGCAACTCCAGGAGATTACGACACGCGGTATGAAGTGGCTGGCTGATTATTTTCAGCAACCGTTTCCGTTTCCTAAATACGACATCGTGCTGATTCCCGGTTTTCCGTTCGGCGGAATGGAGCATGCAGGCGAGACCTTCTTACGGGAAGACAGTGTGCTGTTCCGTACGGCGCCTACGGAGAGCGATCGCTTTCAGCGAAATATCCTGACGCTACACGAGCTGACTCACCAGTGGTTCGGCGATCTGGTGACCATGCGGTGGTTCGACGACCTCTGGCTGAAGGAGGGTTTTGCGCAGTACATGGCTTATCGGTCGCTCGACTCCTTGGAGCCAAAAGCGCAGGCCTGGAAGCATTTCTATGAGGACATTAAGCCGCAGGCATACGGAATCGACGAGACAGAGGGCACGACGCCGATCTTTCAGAACATTCCGAATCTGAAGGACGCGAAAAGCGCGTACGGCGCGATCGTCTATCAGAAGGCCCCGGCGATCCTGAA
This genomic window contains:
- a CDS encoding NAD(P)H-quinone oxidoreductase, coding for MRVIDIPEFGGPEVLTIADAPAPRPGQDEVLIKVAAAGINRADLLQRQGHYPAPPGASPILGMEVSGHIAQLGPEAEPRWKVGEPVCALIPGGGYAEYCVANAGSCLPVPKNVSLVDAAALPEAVFTVWANLFALPYLRSGERFLVHGGTSGIGTTAIQMATALGARVITTAGSKEKCDFCLSLGAERAFNYRDEDWFEGALEWSEKAGVDVILDMVGGDYFPKHLKLLAQKGRLIHIATTGGSQVETDLRLIMMKRLVVTGSTLRRRSVAEKTELRDQIERHVWPLIETGKLRPIVDRVFPLGEAAEAHRRMQASTHIGKLLLRLEFDNA
- a CDS encoding DinB family protein produces the protein MARTQIMLYSTLFLADLEREAASTRRVLERVPEGRDDWKPHEKSMPLGYLATLVATILGWTDMMVNQDQLDMAPKDAPKFRPKELKTNKELLAALDESVAKARKALENTTDEHLLTPWKFVVSGKVVSENPRHIMIRDAVFSHLAHHRGQLTVYLRLNGAAVPAIFGPSADEGRFD
- a CDS encoding cupin-like domain-containing protein — protein: MFEDAAPVDVALAPSVEEFAERYVRPERPVIVRGAVKDWPPSYKWTPEYLKAMYGTRILEIGVSTNGDYLDYAERLKIGVEPKIAFAKVVDSIFAPANADEKCRVHQQPLHTWGALNEESPPIRYVLRKFITKNIWMGSTGNVTKTHYDTEDNINIQLLGRKEIILFPSTQLDELYPRSAWDYMSNFSRVEIEKPDLSRYPLFNRATPFRAILEPGDFIYIPIYWWHQFRTLEASLNVNFWWQARVDQALRRHGLHYWPRMARDRYLHRTIWRTVVDSVSSFVAR